ggaggcccATGATGTGGCCGCGGACGGCCtccctggcgccgccgccgccggcggcctccccCTTGAACCCTTCCATGCACATGTTGTCGTCGGTGAGCGCCGCGCTGGCCCACGTCCGCACGTTGTCCACCTCGAacctcaccttcctcctcgccgccgccgccgtcgacgacgactcctcgccgacggcgacgcgggcCATGGCGTCCACGCACCGCCGCAGCGcgtccacgccgtcgccgagctCGCTGGCGCAGtccccggccgcctccgccgccacgggcGGGAgatgggacgacgacgacctcgccgcgATGGACCTCACCGCCGACGTCGCGTTGCGGGCGGCGCTGAGGGTGACCGTCAGCGCCGCCCACGCCAGCTTCGCCGGGctcgcccccaccgccgccgagtACGGCGCCAGCGTCGCGTCGCACAGGGCGGGGTACTTCGTCCCCGCG
Above is a window of Oryza sativa Japonica Group chromosome 10, ASM3414082v1 DNA encoding:
- the LOC4349078 gene encoding pectinesterase inhibitor 7, encoding MARSLSLLLLLVACFLVAGATAARPAPSTSGAAAISSFVRSWCAGTKYPALCDATLAPYSAAVGASPAKLAWAALTVTLSAARNATSAVRSIAARSSSSHLPPVAAEAAGDCASELGDGVDALRRCVDAMARVAVGEESSSTAAAARRKVRFEVDNVRTWASAALTDDNMCMEGFKGEAAGGGGAREAVRGHIMGLLHLTANALGILNAMAKQI